In a genomic window of Streptomyces noursei ATCC 11455:
- a CDS encoding proline--tRNA ligase: MAHAAQVQRMSRLMFKTLRDDPADAEVLSHKLLVRAGFVRRTAAGVWSWLPLGKKVLANIERIVREEMDAIGGQEVLLPALLPKEPYEATGRWEEYGAELFRLKDRRGGDYLLGPTHEEIFTQLVKDQCTSYKDLPVILYQIQTKYRDEARPRAGILRGREFQMKDSYSFDTADEGLAESYALHRAAYQRIFERLGLDYRICAAIAGAMGGSKSEEFLAPAAAGEDVFADCPSCDFAANTEAITYELKPVDAAGAPALEEIPTPDTPTIETLAAHLDVPASATLKNLLVKVGGEIVAVGVPGDREVDMGKVEAHFAPAVVELVTAEDFVGRDDLVRGYVGPQGLEKVTYLADPRIAPGTAWITGANKEGLHAKNVVAGRDFEVDAYVDVVVVQEGDPCPNCGTGLKLDRAIEIGHIFQLGRKYADAFQLDVLGQNGKPVRVTMGSYGIGVSRAVAALAEQHADDKGLCWPREVAPADVHVVAAGKAKQTELALEIADQLGAAGLRVLVDDRPGVSPGVKFTDAELIGVPTIVVAGRRAGEGVVEVKDRRTGEREELTVAEAVARLSA; encoded by the coding sequence CGCCGGTGTCTGGTCCTGGCTGCCGCTCGGCAAGAAGGTCCTCGCCAACATCGAGCGGATCGTGCGCGAGGAGATGGACGCCATCGGCGGCCAGGAGGTCCTGCTGCCCGCCCTGCTGCCGAAGGAGCCCTACGAGGCGACCGGCCGCTGGGAGGAGTACGGCGCCGAGCTGTTCCGCCTCAAGGACCGCAGGGGCGGCGACTACCTCCTCGGCCCGACCCACGAGGAGATCTTCACCCAGCTGGTGAAGGACCAGTGCACGTCCTACAAGGACCTGCCGGTGATCCTCTACCAGATCCAGACCAAGTACCGCGACGAGGCCCGCCCGCGCGCCGGCATCCTGCGCGGCCGCGAGTTCCAGATGAAGGACTCGTACTCCTTCGACACGGCCGACGAGGGCCTGGCCGAGTCCTACGCGCTGCACCGCGCCGCGTACCAGAGGATCTTCGAGCGGCTCGGCCTGGACTATCGCATCTGCGCCGCCATCGCCGGCGCCATGGGCGGCTCCAAGTCCGAGGAGTTCCTGGCCCCGGCCGCGGCCGGCGAGGACGTCTTCGCCGACTGCCCGAGCTGCGACTTCGCGGCCAACACCGAGGCGATCACCTACGAGCTCAAGCCGGTGGACGCCGCCGGCGCACCCGCGCTCGAAGAGATCCCCACCCCGGACACCCCCACCATCGAGACGCTCGCCGCGCACCTCGACGTGCCGGCCTCCGCCACCCTGAAGAACCTCCTGGTGAAGGTGGGCGGCGAGATCGTCGCCGTGGGCGTGCCCGGCGACCGCGAGGTCGACATGGGCAAGGTCGAGGCGCACTTCGCCCCGGCCGTCGTGGAGCTGGTCACCGCCGAGGACTTCGTGGGTCGCGACGACCTCGTGCGCGGCTACGTCGGCCCGCAGGGCCTGGAGAAGGTGACGTACCTGGCCGACCCGCGCATCGCGCCCGGCACCGCCTGGATCACCGGCGCCAACAAGGAGGGCCTGCACGCCAAGAACGTCGTCGCCGGGCGCGACTTCGAGGTCGACGCGTACGTCGACGTCGTCGTGGTGCAGGAGGGCGACCCCTGCCCGAACTGCGGCACCGGCCTCAAGCTGGACCGCGCCATCGAGATCGGCCACATCTTCCAGCTGGGCCGCAAGTACGCCGACGCCTTCCAGCTCGACGTGCTCGGCCAGAACGGCAAGCCGGTCCGGGTGACCATGGGCTCGTACGGCATCGGCGTCTCGCGTGCCGTCGCCGCGCTGGCCGAGCAGCACGCCGACGACAAGGGCCTGTGCTGGCCCCGCGAGGTGGCCCCCGCCGACGTCCACGTCGTCGCCGCGGGCAAGGCCAAGCAGACCGAACTCGCCCTGGAGATCGCCGACCAGCTCGGTGCCGCCGGCCTGCGCGTCCTGGTCGACGACCGGCCCGGCGTCTCGCCCGGCGTCAAGTTCACCGACGCGGAGCTGATCGGCGTGCCGACCATCGTGGTCGCCGGCCGCCGCGCCGGCGAGGGCGTCGTGGAGGTCAAGGACCGCCGCACCGGCGAGCGCGAGGAGCTGACGGTCGCCGAGGCCGTCGCCCGCCTCAGCGCCTGA